One window of the Strix uralensis isolate ZFMK-TIS-50842 chromosome 3, bStrUra1, whole genome shotgun sequence genome contains the following:
- the LOC141941753 gene encoding nuclear receptor subfamily 0 group B member 2-like, which yields MATEIPAEQSGKCQREIHRAKSIPYQILHKEHESEAKRHQQYRSPHRFTGSKGCSCMDRRRVVLKTPEATCRRASEVLLKTLSFIRNLPSFYHVPWEDQLVLIQQNWAPLFVLGMAQEGVDFDLREISAPSLLKKILLNQSWTASNELGSSLLGASLAEVQKMKNLLWKFWDLDISVKEYAYLKGIILFNSGCHVLKCLPYVQTLQQEAQQALMEFISMMFHRNLARFSWILRLIASLQDIDADAIEELFFRPILGEATLNVLLLETLYIKPDWL from the exons ATGGCTACCGAGATCCCAGCTGAGCAATCTGGGAAATGTCAGCGTGAGATACACCGTGCTAAGAGCATCCCGTACCAGATCCTTCACAAGGAGCATGAAAGTGAGGCCAAGAGGCACCAGCAGTATCGCAGTCCCCACCGCTTCACAGGAAGCAAGGGGTGCTCTTGTATGGACAGGAGAAGAGTTGTCCTGAAAACGCCAGAAGCCACATGCAGGAGAGCTTCTGAAGTGCTCTTGAAGACTTTATCTTTTATTAGAAACTTGCCTTCTTTTTATCATGTGCCTTGGGAGGATCAGCTTGTCCTCATACAGCAGAACTGGGCCCCTCTTTTTGTCCTGGGCATGGCACAAGAAGGGGTGGATTTTGACCTGAGAGAGATTTCAGCCCCTAGTTTATTGAAAAAAATCCTCCTCAATCAGTCTTGGACTGCTAGCAATGAACTGGGCAGCTCGTTGCTGGGAGCATCTTTAGCAGAAGTTCAGAAGATGAAGAATTTATTGTGGAAATTCTGGGACCTGGACATAAGTGTGAAAGAATACGCCTATCTTAAaggaattattctttttaattctg GATGCCATGTCCTAAAATGTCTCCCCTACGTACAAACACTGCAGCAGGAAGCTCAGCAAGCCTTGATGGAGTTTATCTCAATGATGTTCCATAGAAACCTAGCCAGGTTTTCTTGGATTCTTCGGCTAATCGCCTCTCTTCAAGACATCGATGCAGATGCTATTGAAGAGCTCTTCTTCAGGCCCATCCTAGGAGAGGCCACCCTAAATGTATTACTTCTAGAAACCCTATATATCAAGCCAGACTGGCTTTGA